The Delphinus delphis chromosome 7, mDelDel1.2, whole genome shotgun sequence genome includes a window with the following:
- the DHRS9 gene encoding dehydrogenase/reductase SDR family member 9 produces the protein MLFWLLALLILCGFLWHYKGQLKITDITDKYIFITGCDTGFGNLAARTFDKKGFHVIAACLTESGSTALKEETSERLQTVLLDVTDPESVKRTAQWVKNQAGEKGLWGLINNAGVLGVMAPTDWLTVEDYREPIEVNLFGLISVTLNMLPLVKKARGRVINVSSIGGRLAFSGGGYAPSKYAVEAFNDSLRRDMKAFDVHVACIEPGLFKTELSDPVKTTERKLTIWKHLPPDIKQQYGEGYIEKSLDKLKGSTSLVNMDLSLVVECMDHALTSLFPKTHYAAGKDAKTFWIPLSHMPAVLQDFLLLKQKVKLANPKAVGLS, from the exons ATGCTCTTTTGGCTGTTAGCCCTCCTGATCCTTTGTGGTTTTCTATGGCATTATAAAGGACAGCTAAAGATCACAGACATCACTGATAAGTACATTTTCATCACCGGGTGTGACACTGGCTTTGGAAACTTGGCAGCCAGAACTTTTGATAAAAAAGGATTTCATGTAATTGCTGCCTGTCTGACTGAATCAGGATCAACAGCTTTAAAGGAAGAAACCTCAGAAAGGCTCCAAACGGTGCTTCTGGATGTAACTGACCCAGAAAGTGTCAAGAGGACTGCCCAGTGGGTGAAAAACCAAGCAGGGGAGAAAG GTCTCTGGGGTCTGATCAACAATGCTGGTGTTCTCGGCGTGATGGCGCCCACCGACTGGCTGACAGTGGAGGACTACAGAGAACCTATTGAAGTGAACCTGTTTGGACTCATCAGTGTCACGTTAAATATGCTTCCCTTGGTCAAGAAAGCTCGAGGGAGGGTTATCAACGTCTCCAGCATTGGGGGTCGGCTTGCATTCAGCGGAGGGGGATACGCTCCATCCAAATATGCAGTAGAAGCCTTCAATGACAGCTTAAG GCGGGACATGAAAGCTTTTGATGTGCACGTCGCATGCATTGAACCAGGATTGTTCAAAACAGAACTGTCAGATCCAGTAAAGACCACCGAAAGAAAACTCACCATTTGGAAGCATCTGCCTCCAGACATCAAACAACAATACGGAGAAGGCTACATCGAAAAAA GTCTAGACAAACTGAAAGGCTCTACATCCCTTGTGAACATGGACCTCTCCCTGGTGGTGGAATGCATGGACCACGCTCTCACAAGTCTCTTCCCTAAAACCCATTATGCTGCTGGAAAAGATGCCAAAACTTTCTGGATTCCTCTGTCTCACATGCCAGCAGTTTTGCAAGACTTTTTATTGTTGAAACAGAAAGTAAAGCTGGCTAATCCCAAGGCAGTGGGACTCAGCTGA